The following proteins are encoded in a genomic region of Diadema setosum chromosome 18, eeDiaSeto1, whole genome shotgun sequence:
- the LOC140241934 gene encoding uncharacterized protein, which translates to MASHMNTPDIPDDVMPVRDSKYYTPLEFNDIVSYSSDNISLLHINSRSLNKNFEYLENLLHSLNNFEFSVIGISETWLHQNSPDIFNLPNHKLVRADRQGKRGGGVAFYIAQNLQFKIRSEITLRYAETLFIEIENPLSKNVIIGLIYRPPDLNCELFCDELDLYLHKIGNESKYVFIFGDFNINFSPTSDNNNSLNFMHLMYSYGFMSIINKPTRINPHSSTQIDNIFSNVYNNTIMGGILCSEVSDHLPIFSICECKVGRNKLHDKIWYYKESKRNVELLKQNLFLEEWTDIYSINNVNLAYKCFNDKLLYYYENNIPLCRIKINRNKPRNPWITKGILKSIKTRNFLYKLHIRNPTEFNLNMYKVYRNKLTKLIQKKKFDEDKFAGL; encoded by the exons ATGGCGTCACATATGAATACCCCCGATATTCCTGATGACGTTATGCCTGTGCGCGACAGTAAATATTACACACCCCTTGAATTCAATGATATTGTATCGTATAGTTCAgataatatttcacttcttcatataaactctaggagtttgaataaaaattttgaatatttggaaaatcttttgcactctttaaacaattttgaattttctgttatTGGAATAAGTGAAACTTGGTTACATCAAAACTCCCCAGATATCTTTAATTTACCCAATCATAAATTAGTTAGGGCTGATCGTCAAGGAAAAAGGGGTGGCGGTGTTGCGTTTTATATTGCGcaaaatttacagttcaaaatcCGTTCTGAAATCACGTTAAGATATGCAGAAAcgttatttattgaaattgagaACCCACTCtctaaaaatgttattataggtttaatctatcgacctcctgatctgaattgtgaattattttgtgatgaattggatttatatctccataagataggtaatgaaagtaaatatgtttttatttttggtgatttcaacattaACTTTTCGCCCACATCCGATAACAATAATTCccttaattttatgcatttaatgtattcatatggGTTTATGTCAATTATCAATAAACCCACCAGGATAAATCCACACTCGTCAACtcagattgataatatattttcgaatgtgtataataatacaattatggggggtatattatgttctgaagtttctgatcatttaccaatattttcaatttgtgaatgtaaAGTGGGTCGTAATAAattacatgataaaatatggtattATAAAGAGTCAAAACGTAATGTGGAATTATTGAAACAGAATTTATTTTTAGAGGAATGGACAGATATTTATAGTATTAACAATGTTAATTTggcatataaatgttttaatgataaattattatattattatgaaaataatattcctttatgCAGAATAAAAATTAACCGAAATAAACCAAGAAATCCTTGGATTAcaaaaggtattttgaaatccataaaaactcgtaattttttgtataagttacacattcgtaacccaactgaatttaatttgaatatgtataaagtttatcgaaataaattgacaaaattgattc aaaagaagaaatttgatgaagatAAGTTTGCAGGTCTCTGA